TTATGTCTTTTACATACTTTGTCTAATACCCTAAATATATATAAAATTTTTTTAAAAAAATAATCTTAAACTATTATTTTAAAAAAACATGTTTTCAAATTCGATATTTTAATATTTTTCCATGAGCTTTTAATTTTTCCTAATTTTAACAAAATTATTACCAAAATTTTCCCCTAATTTGAAAATAGTTTTCCAAACTATTTTAAAAATTTATTTTCCCACTTATTAATATTTATCAACTATTTTACATAATTTTAAACCTAGATCTCAAATACCAACCTCTAAATTCTTACCAATAAGATTCTGATTAGGTAACCACAGAAGTATAATTGTATATTTACTTTATAATGAAACTTTTTTCCTGTAATTTAAATATGAAAATAGATACAAAAACAATTTTATTAAGGAGTCGTTTAGAGAAATCTGTTGAACACAAATAAAAAAAAAAGTATCTTCTTGGGTCAACTAACCACTTAACTGATAAGGGAGTTGCTATTGGTTCCAAATATCTATTAAATCATCTAATAGTCGTGTCTCGACTATTTTATTTTTCCAGCCCCTTCAGATGTGTCATCCTCCTCTGAAGCAACAAACAACCCAATTTTAGAATGTCCATCGTGTGGTGCTTTAGTCTGGCAATTCGAGAGCACCAGAAGAGACCCTAGAACGAAGGAGTTACGCTTTACCATTTGTTGCAACCAAGGACAGATAAAGCTTCCGCCTCTGAGACAACCTCCACCCGTGTTAGCAAAGCTACTGAAATGTAAACAATTTCGCGAGACAATCCGAGTGTACAATGCCCTCCTAGCTTTTACATCTATTGGAGCAAATATAGATTACAGTGTTGTTTTCGGCAAAGGGCCATTCACATTCCGTATTCAAGGGCAAACAGGGCCATTCACATTCTGTATTCAAGGGCAGACTTACCACCGTATCGGATCCCTCATTCCTAAGCCAAGTTTACCACCCAAGTACCTACAGCTCTATATTTTTGATACGGCAAACGAAGTTAAGAATCGGCTGGAAGCTTTAGGTCAAACAACCTCTGAAGGAAAAGCAGACGAAGCCACATTAAAAGTCCTTATAGAAATGGTGGATGCAAAAAATTGCCTTGCAAAGGTTTTTAGGCGGGTTCGAGATCGGTATGAGGTGAACTCAGGAGAAGATTTTACGATCAGTCTCATATCTGATAAAGGGAAAGGCAAACAATAGGACTTACCTCAATCATCTGAGGTTGTTGGACTTATTGTCGGCGACATGTCAGACACTATATGTGAGAGAGATATAGTCGTCCAGTTTCAGTCAACTAATTTGAAGGAGATACGAGATGATCATCCGCTATACATGAGCCTCCAGTACCCACTTTTGTTTCTTTATGGTGAGTGTGGTTTCAATACCGAAATTCCGTTGCATTTAGAGGAAGGAAGCTCGAGGACAAGGAAATTTGTCAGTATCCGGCAATTTTATGCCTCCCAAATACAAACTCGGTTAAAAGAAGGAATGACACTCATTAAGTCTGGGCGCCTCATCCACCAATATGTTGTTGATGTATATTCTGCGATCGAGGAAGATCGTCTTCGATGGCATAGGAACAATCAAGACGTTCTAAGGGCTGAATTATACAGTAACGTTTGCGATGCAGTCGAAAAAGGTGACACGGATGCAAGGACGGTTGGTAAGAGGTTTATTCTACCACTGAGTTTTACTGGTGGGCCCCGTTATTTGATTGAGAAATATCATGACGCAATGGCAATATGCAGACAGTTTGGGAATCAACAATGACGGTAAACCCAAATTGGAAAGAGATAAAAGACCATCTAGCAGCATACGGCGGTGATAGCCCGAATGATAGACCAGATATTGAGTGCCGAGTTTTCAAAATGAAACTAGACCAGTTGCTAGATGATTTTAAAATGGGTACATTCTTCGCCCCCTACGCAGCAGGTATTCTCTTTAATTTGAAAATTTAATTCACATTTAGCTTCATATAACTAATTCAAATCATTTCTATACCAGCTCTTCATAGGATTGAATTCCAAAAAAGAGGTCTTCTCCATGCACATATTTTGTTGTGGTTTGGAGACCACTCAAGGACCCCCAGCTTAGAAGAAATCGACAAGATTATTTCCGCCGAACTTTCGGACAAGCAGAAAGACCCCAAGCCTATGAATTGGTTGCAAAGCACATGATCCATGGGCCATGTGGAGTCCATAGACCTCGATCACCATGTATGAAGAATCATGTGTGTGCGAAGAAATTTCCCCGCCCATTTACTCAGTCTACATCAATTGATAAGTCTGGGTACATAATATATCGTCGCCGGAAGAACGAAATTGCTAATGTTTTAAAGGATGGAATTCTTATAGATAATGCTTCTGTCATCCCTTATAACATAGAAATCCTGAAGAAGTATGCAGCTCATATAAATGTGGAATGGTGCAATAGGACATCCGCTATCAAGTACCTTTTCAAATATATCACAAAAGGAGTCGACAGAGCGACAGTTCTGATTGAGAAAGGCCCCGACCCACCAATGTCCGAGAAAGGAATCGACCCCCAGACATCCGAGAAAGGCAAAGAAAAGGTGAAGAAAGCAAGGAATGAGATAAAATAGTATCAAGACTGTCGATACTTATCCGCTTGTGAATCCATGTGGAGGACTTTCGCTTATTGTATACATAAACACCAACCATCCGTCATGAAGTTGGTAGTCCATCTGGAAGGTGAACATAATATCACTATCAAAGATACGGATAACCTAGGAAGAGTTATACAAAAGCCAGGCATTGAAAAGACTATGTTTACCGAGTGGATGGTTCAATGCAGAACATCCGCGTTCGCCCGCACCATAACGTATGTCCAGATTCCTGAGTTCTTCACATGGAACAATAGCTCAAAAGTCTGGTCAGAGAGAAAGAGAGGAACTTCAATTGGTCGGGTTGTTACAGTACATCCCACTTCAGGCGATCGTTATTATTTGAGGATACTGATAAACAAAGTGAAGGGCCCAAGAAGTTATACAGAGCTTAAAACCTTCAACGGTGTCACATATCCCGATTTCAAAAGCACTTGCTGCACACGAGGTCTTCTCGCTAACGATGCTGAATGGCACGAAAGTATGGCCGAACTCAACACATGGGGTACACCTTCTCAGCTAAGAGAAATGTTTGTCACGTTACTTATCTACTGTCATGTTGCTAACCCTAAGGAATTGTGGGATAAGTGCAGGAAATCCCTGAGTGAGGACACCCTCTACAAGAAACGTAAGGAATTCAAACACCCGCAGTATACATT
This genomic interval from Brassica oleracea var. oleracea cultivar TO1000 chromosome C2, BOL, whole genome shotgun sequence contains the following:
- the LOC106323739 gene encoding uncharacterized protein LOC106323739 codes for the protein MTLIKSGRLIHQYVVDVYSAIEEDRLRWHRNNQDVLRAELYSNVCDAVEKGDTDARTTVWESTMTVNPNWKEIKDHLAAYGGDSPNDRPDIECRVFKMKLDQLLDDFKMGTFFAPYAADNASVIPYNIEILKKYAAHINVEWCNRTSAIKYLFKYITKGVDRATVLIEKGPDPPMSEKGIDPQTSEKGKEKLVVHLEGEHNITIKDTDNLGRVIQKPGIEKTMFTEWMVQCRTSAFARTITYVQIPEFFTWNNSSKVWSERKRGTSIGRVVTVHPTSGDRYYLRILINKVKGPRSYTELKTFNGVTYPDFKSTCCTRGLLANDAEWHESMAELNTWGTPSQLREMFVTLLIYCHVANPKELWDKCRKSLSEDTLYKKRKEFKHPQYTLLELEKALRNQEHTLTDFPGMPTPDLSYLKS